tattatttAAGACAGAGGAGAAGGCTTCTATACAGAGGGAAAGGGGCGAATAATATATTGCTGATGAAGTTTGCTGTGATTTTTCATCATTGGTATGAAGAATTGGGGTCAATGCTGCTTTGCTGTCTTCCCAGAATGAGTGATGGTAAAATTAATACATGAAAATGTGAAGCAATTTTGCATCTAAATCCATGCCTAGGCAAGTAAAAATTGATGCTTTTTTATCTGCTTGGCTATTGtccatgttttttttcctcaaagatgTAAGCAGGATTGACACATAGCTTCTTGAATACTTTCTCTAGAAAGAATGGATTTTCGATGTTCTTTGTTGTGTCATCAGCTGCATACAATAGACAATTAATCGAGTCAAATGGTAAAAGAATGAACAGCTTATTATGATTGCACTTATTTGAGGCATTGTGTGGTTGAGCTAGTGTTCAATCTGTGCAtgatttattgaaaaagaatcattcgattttattcttttcattttccatccTTTCTAAGCAACTCCTTCCACTTTCGTTCTCTTTTTTTAACAGTGTAAGAGTTAGGATGCTGAGAACAGCATAGGGCTACACTTATCTCATATGTCAGGCGTCTAATGTGTTTCCTTGACCTAATTGATTTATGGTTCTTCCATGGTGACCATGAATGCGTTCTTGTTTCGCATTGTGTTGGAGGCATCTGCTTTTGCTTTACTGATCAGCTCTGTGCCTTgatattttgttttctctttttactaTTGCTTTCTTTGTGAAATTATACAGTTGGGTGGTTCATCCCTTTTTCCTGAGTAGTGAGAGTGATGTAAATATTAACTTAATTTCTTTAGGCCCTTAGCTCGACTGTGGGGAAGAACGGAGCTCTGTCCTCTGGGAATGTGACAGCACAATACAAGCGAGATAATGCCGTACTTGATGTCAAAGTTGACACAGAATCAAATGTAGTTCCTCATCTTTTGCTTCTCAAAGTTTGGGTTGAATGTCGTCTTCTTTTCTAATAAGAAATTCACTAGTGCAGCAGATCTCAACCACCCTCATCATCACAGACATCTTGCCATCAACAAGAGCTATTGCTTCCTTAAAGCTACCTGATTATGACGCTGGCAAGGTACCAACTCTGCTAAACATGAGCTTCCCCAGTTATTGCTACAAGGAGAGAATTTCTGACATTCTATTGCTGTTTCTTTAGTTGGAGGCacaatattttcatgaacatGCAACTTTTAGCATGGCCGTCACAGCATCTCAGTCCCCTGTTGTTGATGTATCTGCGACAATTGGCACACCAAGCATTGCTTTTGGGGCAGAGACAAGTTACACAACAGATTCTCATAAATTTGTGAAGTATAATGCTGGCGTCAGCATGACAAAGCCTATTTCCAATGCATCGGTTATCTTGTGAGTATGTCTAGTATTGGCATCTTAACCATAGCTTGATGGCGAAAACTGTGTGTGCTTGAGATTGTTAGTTTAGCTCCGATAATGTTGAAGAATGGCTTATTGATTTTGATATAACTTGAAGTCAAATTCCGCGAATATCAATTAAACACAAGAATAATTAAAGagattatttataaataaataaaaattggacaCCCTCCAAAGGTGACAAGAAGTTTTAATCATAGGAGAGATTAACTTTCTATTGAAATTTTATTGATGGGTGATATATCATGGCCTCCATATGGTTCCTTTAAGCTGTGCCAGATACCTTTTGATGAAGAGTAACATAGCCTCTTCTTTATATAGGGCTGATAAAGGTGACTCGCTGAGGTTTTCTTATATGCACCACCTAGATCAGCTGAACAGGGGAGCTGTTGTGGGTGAAATTAGTAGGAAGTTCTCCACGAATGAGAACACCCTCACTGTTGGATGTTCCTACTTGGTTGACCCCAACACAATCGTGAAGGCAAAACTCAACAATCATGGCAATCTTGGGGCTCTTCTACGGCATGAGCTCAAACCGAAGTCCTACTTAACTATTTCTGGAGCTTTCGACACCAAGGCCTTGGATAAATATCCCAAATTCGGGTTGGCACTTTCTCTTAAGCCTTGAGAGGTCCTCCGTGAATGATTACGATACTGATGCTGCAGCAGATAGAACACATACATCTCTTGATATTGTTGTTGGTGATACCAGACTGCAACTTCTGCTATGGGTTTGCTCCTCCTTTGTTCCAGTTATTAGCGACTAGGTTAAGTGAATTTGATTTTTGCCGGTGATTTTCCAGGCCTGTGGTAATGTAGCTCCATTGACATATTGAAATTCCCCTTTCCTACAAGTTTGAGAGGGTTCTGATTGAAAGAGCCAGAAATTCgtatttctctcttcctctgaaTCCGATGGTCCGTGTTATTTATGAGTTTACTCAATATTATATCTGCAAGGGGTTTGCACATTTTATgtaaaacaaataaatgcaTTTCCAAGTCTACACACCAAATCCTGCACCAGTCCTTTCTTCTTTGTATCATTTTTTGTTAGCTGATATATGGGAAATGAGACCGAATTGAGGGTTTGGCCTATGTCCGGCAAGAAGAGGCCCGGTGCTGATGGAAATTCCGAAACTTTCACAAACCCCTTCTGTTTCTTGCTTCCTAGGTTTTTGCGCACTTTCCGATGGAGCATGATTCAGCACTTACGATCCACAGGCGACGATTTGCAGTTGACAAAGATGCCACGCGATTTATGTTGAAGGCTGTCGTTTTGGATGTCAGATTTAGACCTTGGAAGCTTTGAAATTGTGAATCGACTGGTGCAATGGGTCTGCACATTTCCTGCAACGGCACGAAATGCACTTTCTACCCTATACTTTTAAATGCGGTATCCATCAAAAACTTTTGATTAGTGAAGAAAATGGTCTAGTGACTGAGTTTTTATCGGCAAAGACCAGACCTGATCATGAGCAAGGTCGGCTGCCTGCGCACGCAGTCTTCCCCATTTTGGAGGGTTTGGCCTAATAGTATCATAGTTATTAAGTTCAAGCCTAATCTGAGAAATAATGCCTATCTTTCCTTTTCGTCAGCATCAGGCGGGGAGAGTAAGTTGGGCTCAACCTTACCACCCGACATGGGCTCGGGCTGGTCCACTGATCACCACTAGGAGAAGATGCACCCTAAAGGATGCGACTTTGCACTATAACGCAATAGCTCAAGTTTTTTATCTTTGCAAAGTGAATTACCGTGTCACAGAAATGTCCTCTATTGCTAATCTTAATGCTCAAAGCACCCTCTTCGCTCGGCATCTTTCCCTGAAGCATGAAGTGCAATAACCGCATTTGGACAACAGCAGAAACTTCCTATGTTTTTCAGTTGAGTACCATCCCGACCTAGGCAAATCCGAACTGGACCAATAGAATCCAGAGCACCATTCTGGCCATGAAAGCCAAATGCCATCACCTTAAAGTCACCATCATCCGCTCAACATCTTTGGTGAACGACCTTAGATTCGTTTGTTTATGATCCAACGACAATCGATTACCCGAATCATTTCTTCGAGGATCCAAGAGGTtcctttctttacttttttgcATGTTGAGGAATTCCTAAGCATTCGTCGACCTCAAGACTTTCCCATCTaactcctttctcttctttgaaTTGACCGGTTGGCGAGTGCtccaaagatcaatttataGTCCAACATGAAACTAAGACTGAGAAATTCTTGCCTAAAGCTGAATCCTAGTAGATGGGGTCAATCATGTCCGTGGATCATGTGGATTTAAATCAATGAGCGTGAATGCGCATGGTTTATAAACTATGATCCTTGATCTATGCAGAACTGATCAGAAACATTATGAAGCAGCTCTTGTTGAACTCGTTCAGCTCAGCAGCAACAATGGAAAACATTGGTGGAAAACAAATTTCTTCCCCATGAATGGTTGGATAGATGACTTTCTAGATTTTGATTGGAGTTACTATTCTTGTTGAAACGCACGCATAATTCCAACAATGCATATTGAAGATATTGTCACTGATTCTAATTGATCTCGATCGATCTTGATTgtgggaaaaaaatttggatattatgtatatctttttgtgatattatgtatatttttctttttttattcatttggaCCTCTTGTATTATAAACATGGTtgtaattatatattaaaagattaagaaagcaatatgcatttttttttaaatcccaATGACTTTCTACTTTTCTGACATGATATGAGAACCTCCCGCCTAGGCCTAGCTTCCGCAACACCAACATCTTGATTCTCTTTAGGGAGGTATCATGTGAAAGAATCAAGATTCAAATTATGGCATCTTTGAGGGCGATGAACAATCTCTTAACAATTAGAGAGGAGACGATGTCCCTACAAAACACCAAATAAATCCATAAGAGAATGAGGGTCAATTGGACCCTATACAACCCAATTTGGGGCTCCAACCTAGACATATATTTTTAGGCCCATACACTCAAAGGGTACCTATGCTAGTCCAGCAAATTGAGGAGGCCCAACTCAGAACCCTAGTCCAATGGAGCCTGGAAAGAACAGTGGGTCAGAAGAAAGCCCACCACATCCGCCACATGTTGCCAGGCCCGGCCCTACTTATGGGTCAAGTTGATCCTTTCCGGGTCATAGTGGGCTAGGTCCACTGGGTTTCCGAAGAAATCCCTACCCAACCTATAGACTCGGATTTTTCCTTGGAGACCCATTGTACACATCTACCGATGGACCCAAACTATGCCTCATCTCGCAGAAACTTCCGAGACCAGAAAACTACTCCTTATGGTCTCACGAGCTCCAACAAGCGCTTGTGACCAAGGATAAAGAAGGACTTTTGGATAGTACCATCCCGATTCCATCCAACGACCAACTTGCACAACAATGGAGGAAATACAATTAACTAGGTCGAACCTAGATAGGAAATTGCCTCACTCTGAAGGTCACTGCTAGAATACCCCTGACCAaagatgtgaatttttttttgggaaaaccTACAAGAGATGTATGGGAAATTGGATAGGGCTAAGATTTTTTCATTAAATCACGCCCTATCGAAGCTCAAGTAAGGGAATTTGTCAATCTTAGTcatcttaaactaattttctGCCTTATGGAATGAACTTGAAATGGTGAAAGGGAAACTAAAGGGACCAGAGACAACTTTCGCTCAATACCAAGCCATGAAAGAGGGGGAGGAAGTGGCAAGGTTCCTACTCATGCTAAATGAGTCATACTTACCTTTTCGAAACCAGATTTTGGCCATGGACCCTATTCCTCCACTTGACCACATATATCAGCTTGCTCTTCAAGAAGGATCCTAGAGAATGGTGTCATTCGAGTATGTGAAGATGGATGACCACGTTGTTCTTGCTGCCAAAGCTTTGCCACAGCAATGAACAGCGATGTCAAGGTTCGGCCATGGAGGACAACCAAGAAACCCAAGCACAACGCTAGGGttacatgaagaagaagatgccatTTACTTCTCTCTAACGGACAACCAAGATATATTTACAAGATCAAACAGCtcgggatacacacaagaaatGAATATACGACATCTGATCCTAGGATCAGACAATGCAGGCTCTTTAGTGAGATGGGACAACTCACCTTTTGTCCTTGCCACGCCCTGACCTGACAGTCCACATCAGGCTACATTAACACCCACCTAGAAGTGATCAAACGGCCAGAATCATGCTACATCATCAAATAAAGGTAATcccaacaaaacaaaaggtaaatttttttattcttgcatAAAACCTTACCacattaaagaaaattattggaaattgcatggaaggCCGGGAGAAAATAAGGAACAAGACCTTTCTGTTGCAACAAATTATCAACAATGATCAGCTCGAACAAATCATGAGGGCTTTAAATCACATGAGAATTCAAGAAAAGATGGCTAGTTATGTAGGTATTTCCTATTGTTTGATGAGCAATATTTTGAACAAAGCATGTATTATTGTTTCAGGTGCTAGTGATCACATAGTCTGTGATGAACGTTTCTTAGACAATTCATTACCTCATACCTCCGTTTGTCTTCCAAATGGTAGTGATACTTTAGTTGCTAAAATTGGGGATGTTAAGCGTAGCCCTTCCATCACACTAAAAGAATTACCTATTCATtcttgatttcaaatttaaCCTCATTTCCATGTTTAAAATTTGTGAAGACAACTCCTGTTAGGTCATTTTTTATTCCGATGTCTGTCTCTTTTAGGTCCCTTCGATTGGGACATTGATGGGCTCGGGTAGAAATTACTAGGGGCTCTATTTCTAGACAACATTTCCAAAGAACTTTCCTTTCAATAAAAGCATATTATGTAATGCCAGTTATAATAAATCTCATCAACGGCTAGGCCATAGTGCCACTTTTCCTCATCCCTAGTGCCCTATATGCCCATTAGCTAAGCAATGCCGAATGCCCTTTCCACATAGCATATCACATGCTAATCAAGCCTTCTCACTTTTGCACATGGACATATGGGGCTCATATCACACTCCACATCGTGATGGGTCACGCTTCTTTCTCACAATTATGGATGATCACACTCAAGCAACTTTGGTTTTTCTTATTCAATCCAAGGCCCAAGTATTTTCCCATCTAAAGAATTTTCTTATTATGATTAAAAATCAGCTTAATAAATTCGTGCAACGGATACACACTAATAATGCCCATGAATCTTTTAATCATGAATGCTCgcattcttcatgaaagtttttgTGTCCACGCTCCTCAATATAATGGGATTGTAGAAAGAAAACACCATTATTGGTTAGAAGTTGCTTGAGCCCTTAAGTATCAAGCCTCAATTATAAAAATGTTCTGGGGAGACTATATGGTCACAACGGCCTACCTAATCAATCAAATGCCATCTTGTATTCTCAATGGAAGGACTCCTTTCAAGTTATTATATGAGAAATGTCTAGAAATTTGTCGCCTTCGAGTTTTTGGATGTTTATGCTATATATCTACCGTGGGTCCTCAGGACAAATTGGGTCCTCATGCCCTCTAGTGTGTATTTATGGGATATCCAACTCTTCAAAAGGGGATATTTGGTTCTTGATCCATCCATTGGAAGATTCTTCGTCAATAGAGTtgtcatctttcatgaagatacTTTCCCTTTCCAAGATAAGCTTTCTTCATATCAACAAGATGATCTTGCTACATCTCATCGTCCTTTTTTGAACAAAGATGATCCTCCACGAGCATCGATGATTATACTTCTACAAGTTATATCACCTATAGCACCTTTTGATGTCAATACATGAGTTACACCGAATACGGATAATTGAGCATCCAGTCATCCCTCATCAACACTATCTAAGAGACCTAAATCTATGAAATCTCCTATTCCAATGAACAATCCTTCTATTGGTTCACAAGTTGATGGTCCCTCTATACTAGTGAACCCTTAGCAATCAAGACACACAATTCGACCACCGACATGGATAGCAGACTACATGTGTTCCTCCTTGGAGAAAATTGGTACACTatatcatatttttttcttatgttaGTTTTGCTCATCTCTCCCCCGAATATATATGCTGCATTAGTAGAATTTCTAAGCACCAAGGACCCTATCTTATGAGGAAGCTACCAATGATCCTCACTGGCAACGAGCTATGGATGATGAATTAGAAGGTCTCATGGAAAACAAAACTTGGGATATTGTTTGTTTACCTACCCATCGCAAACCCATAGGCCGCAAATGAGTAtacaaaatcaaatacatagTAGATGAGTTCATTGAATGTTATAAAGCCAAATTAGTTGCAAAAGGATTCACGCAAAGGGAATGATTTGACTATATGTAAACTTTCTCTCCCATTACCAAAGAAGTCACAATGCAgtcttttctttccattatcACTATTCGTGACAAGCCTCTCCATCATATGGACGTCCATAATGTTTTTCTTCATGGCAATCTTGAAGAATAAatttatatggatattttaTCAGGATTTCGCAGACAGAGGGAGGATAGCGTGTGTCATCTCCGTAAATCTTTATACGAGCTCAAACAATCTTCTCATTAATGGTATGTCAAATTCACTTATGCACTTGCAACTACAAAGTTCAAGCAATCTAGGCATGACTATGCTTTATTCACATGGAAACAAGGTATATCGTCAATCTACTTACTTATATATGTTGACAATATActcattatgggaaatgatgcaTTTGCCATTGAGAGATTTAAGAAGTATTTGTATTCTACATTTCATATTAAGGATTTGGGATCTCCCAAATACTTCCTTAGGATAGAAATTGCATGGTCAAATAAGGGCATCTATCTTAGCCAACGGAAATTAGTGTTAGAAATTATATCGGAAGCAAGTTTGTCGGGATCTAAGCCAAATGTTATTCCAATCAAGCATACTATTAGGTTGATAAAGTTGAATATGACAAAGGATTGTCACTCATAAACAAGGATCATTTGCTTAAAGATCCTTCTGCTTATCAAAGACTCATTGgaaaacttatttatttgaCCATGACTCGGCCAAATATTTGGTATGTGATACGGATTCTTAGCCATTTTATACACGCTTCGAAATAGTCACATAAATGCAATATTGAAGGTCATAAAATACTTGAAAGGGTGTCCTGGATTGGGAATATTGCTATCTCGAGACAACAATAAGGAGATGACAGCATACTGTGATACGGATTATGCTACTTGTTCCATGAGTAGAAAATCAATCACAAGTTCCTATGTAAAATAGGGAGATTCTCTACTttcatggaagaagaagaaacaatcaatcatttctttattatttgcTGAGGCAAAATATCAAGTAATAGCGAAGACTAATTGTGAGATGGTATGGATAAGAAGACTTCTTCAAGGCCTTGACGTACGGGTAAAAGAACCCACTATCTTATTTTGTCATAATGAAGTTGCACTTATACTTGTAATGAACCCAATGTTCCATGAAAGGACAAAGCACATAGAAGTTTATTGTCACTTCATCCGAGACAAGATTTAGAGTGGATGATCAAAACAAGAGGAATAAAAATAACAGAGCAACCCGTAGACATTTTTACCAAGGTTTTATGTTGAAGGTAACATTTGTATCTATTAAGGAAGCTAGGAATCCTTGATTTATATAGACCGTCAAGCTTGATGGGAAGTGTTGAAGATATTGTTGCTAATATTAATTGATCTCAATTGATCTTGATAATGGGGAATATTTTTTGGGTATTATGTATATCTTTTTgggatattatatatatatatatatatatatatatatatatatatatatattgacacctaaattttggcaacccgttTGGTCATTTAtcacatagaaaattaggggttaattttatccctgaaaaaatattaattgcatagtatatagaggtaggtgcatttatttttaatttacatgttttgcatttatttattggaccgatGACGGGTGGATTTGAATTAGTGGTTATGAGCTTTAAATTAACAAGCCGAACTAAGCCCATGaagcgagcaaattggcccaagcccgttttGTTTAAGTAAGCGGAAATTGTCTCAtgagaaaataagaatttgaaattttccggaATATGAAGAATTTTTCGGATAGGACAGATGTGAAAAGtgaatattgcatttgaaaaaaagaatcttcatggatatcaatttggaaaaattaaaactctaGGTCTTCGTGgatatcaatttggaaaaattaaaaccctaatccgtgACCTATAAATAGGTTAAAACGCCTAGGATTTTAGAGGaggccacacattgaatatacggccaTAGTATAGAGAGAAAACCTacgtgaaagagagagagagctgaaggAGTCACAGTCGAGACCCCTTCACGGCCGTGACTTTGCTGAGTTCGCGGCTGCCCCTCAACGCTGACCCTGCTGCCGATTGTCCGCTGTAGTAACACATCATTCTTCGATGACCTTCGCAGCCTCCAAGCAAGACCCCACAACAATTCCAATGATCTTTAGTCCAGTGGTCATCCAGTGACGCCAGCGAGCCCCACTGTTGCGCTCTTATCATGCCTCACGGAAATCCAATCGTTGCAAGCTCTTCATCGACGCTTCAAACCAGTCCACCAGCCACTACGGCCTTCTTGGAGGCTCTTTGTCAGCGACCAGGGCCACCACTGACGAGCATAGATCTCTCACATATCTTCTctaatattatttgttttatttgaaggaaattttggGCTGAGTTTAAGACCACCT
The window above is part of the Eucalyptus grandis isolate ANBG69807.140 chromosome 6, ASM1654582v1, whole genome shotgun sequence genome. Proteins encoded here:
- the LOC104449263 gene encoding mitochondrial outer membrane protein porin 2; the encoded protein is NFLRVLAKPYAVRTPSLFLSLSSSTFAISNRREDSSGFSAVSDRKKHDRQRTLLFSDFGKKAKDLLAKDYSSDQKFTLASDSETGLALSSTVGKNGALSSGNVTAQYKRDNAVLDVKVDTESNQISTTLIITDILPSTRAIASLKLPDYDAGKLEAQYFHEHATFSMAVTASQSPVVDVSATIGTPSIAFGAETSYTTDSHKFVKYNAGVSMTKPISNASVILADKGDSLRFSYMHHLDQLNRGAVVGEISRKFSTNENTLTVGCSYLVDPNTIVKAKLNNHGNLGALLRHELKPKSYLTISGAFDTKALDKYPKFGLALSLKP